The sequence below is a genomic window from Pempheris klunzingeri isolate RE-2024b chromosome 12, fPemKlu1.hap1, whole genome shotgun sequence.
CTGTTCACAGCTGGGTGAGGACGCCCCTTAGACTCGTGCAGACAGCGCTCTCGACCATCACTTCGGATACAGTAAAACCCCTTGGTCTGGTTGAAGTAGAAGTTGGAGGATACTATCCTTGGGGGCAAGTTGAGGAAGCGCTCCACCTTCTGAAGCTCTGGCAAGGGGTCGCGGATCAGAGCATCCCCATCTACAATGTGTATCTGTTCCAGGGGGAAGTGGCGCAGCCAGTTGCGCATGTGGATGTCGTACAGGCTCCTCTGAATGGCCTTGTATCGGATATTCAGGGCTCCATTGCGCACCAGCAGGTTCTCAATGGCTTGCACCGGCTTGTGATTCTCCAGCCGGTTGAAGTACACCTGGGTGTAGTCTGAAATGACCCGCTCAGCTGGGTCTCGCAAGATCAGTAGCAGCTTTATGGACGAATTCATGGCGCAGATGCGTTCTGGTGCGAGGGCTGACGTAAAGTAACCTGGAGTTTTCTCCACTGTGATCTGGTGTGGGTAAGAGTAGGGCATCAACTCCCG
It includes:
- the hs3st1l1 gene encoding heparan sulfate (glucosamine) 3-O-sulfotransferase 1-like1, coding for MACFLASAFLLVLQTYAAPPELVQPGFGITADSMDLDAGLPANVSGDVPTSPPPGTSKRAPHSIIIGVRKGGTRALLEMLDIHPEVAAAATEVHFFDWDENYAKGFEWYRELMPYSYPHQITVEKTPGYFTSALAPERICAMNSSIKLLLILRDPAERVISDYTQVYFNRLENHKPVQAIENLLVRNGALNIRYKAIQRSLYDIHMRNWLRHFPLEQIHIVDGDALIRDPLPELQKVERFLNLPPRIVSSNFYFNQTKGFYCIRSDGRERCLHESKGRPHPAVNSTVLQQLRSYLQEHNRTFFRLVKRTFDWQ